Part of the Zingiber officinale cultivar Zhangliang chromosome 8A, Zo_v1.1, whole genome shotgun sequence genome, TGGCGACGGTGAAGTCCCAATTCGACGGGAAGCTCAACATTCTGGTATTAATTCCCccccttttttcttttcttcccctTCTAAAGCCTAAATCAAATCTTAATCTTTTTCGTTTTGCATGCAGGTTAACAATGCAGGGACAGCGATCTTCAAACCGGCGATGGAGCAAACCCCGGAGGATTTCAAGCTCTTGATCAGCACAAACCTGGAATCGGCGTTCCACTTGAGCCAACTCGCTTATCCTCTCCTTAGGGATTGTGGAGGCGGCAGTATTGTGTTCATCACCTCCATCGCTGGCAATATTGGCCTGGCGGATATGTCTCTGTACGCATCCACCAAAGGTACTTCTTTCATATTGCTGATTGAATTTGCTCGAATCATTTGGAAGTATGAACTATTTGCTTCGAACtgtttcttctctctctctctctctctctctctctctctcttcatttgaTTAGGAGCAATGAATCAACTGACGAGAAATCTTGCTTGTGAATGGGCCAAAGATAACATTAGAACAAACAGTGTAGCTCCAGGGTACATAAGAACACCACTCATTGGCCCTGTAAGTTAACACCGCTTCTTATGATCTAGCTAGAAGAGAGATTTGATTTTGGCTGATGAATATGAATTTGTTTATTGTGGCAGTTTGTGCAAGATGAGGAATTTGTGGCGAGGGAGAATCATCGCGTGCCTCTCGGGCGTTTGGGGGAGCCGGAGGATGTGGCCGGCGTCGTGGCCTTCCTTTGCCTCCCTCCGTCTAGCTACGTGAATGGTCAGGTCATCGTCGTCGATGGAGGTAGAATTGTGAACGGAAATCACTAAGTAGCTATGGAGATATCTTTGAATAAGGTGGGTGGGTGTTTGGAATTATGTTCTAATGAAGATCTCGAATAAGATGTTGTTGAACTCTTCATTTAAGTTGCTGTACGGAAAATTTTATCACTATAATCTCTATGgcaataatttaatataaaaatgggtGTTTCAAATGTTATGAAGCAATTTTTTTTCCCAGTTTTTGGTGATGCATATCAATGATATACCAAGAGATTATAAGGAAAATCATCCAAAATAAAGTTCACTCATGTACTAGACCCTATTCCTCAAATACTCTTGTACTAGACCCCAACTATATGAGCCAAGTTATTAATGgtgaagattttttaaaatgaaatagatttttaaactCTGGTCAAATAATTTATTATCACTACCTAACGAAGTAGTATGGTAGAATTGAATTGATGAATGCCATTTGGACTCTtgtcaaataatatttttttggattattattatcattattcaAAAAAAACTAGTAACATGGTGGAAAAATAATATCGTAGGATTGATGATGCATTTGAATTTGAACTCTGGTCAAATAATGTCTTCTTGGATTATTATCATTAATTAACAAAGTAGTGATATGATAAAGAAATAATAAGATAAGATTGATGAATTTCACTATTGCTAAATAATATGCTTCTTGATCCTATCCGAGGTGAAAGTAGTTGGTTAGGATAGGAACGTGGCTCTTTTATTGATTGAATAAAGATTCCGTATTATCCTGTAATATAAAGAATATTAGTGTCATGTCAAAGAAGAAGTCTCAGTGTTAAGTACATGATtcaaaagaagaaaataatgaaagaaaACTGTAACAATGAGTGTATGAAAAAATAGAGTGTCGTATATCATCACATGTAGATGAAAACTCCTTTTTATAATATAACTATTGTATTTATGCACATATCTCAAAATATTTACACATTTTTCAAATCACTAGAAAGAACAAACAATAAAAATGACTCTAGAACCTTTCTTTAAATAGGTCCACAAATCCCTGTGATTTGATATAATAGAAACTTCGAACGCGCGGTTTGTTTACATGATATTCTCTGTCTCATAGCATAAACTTCTAAAAGAGAGTAGGGTCTTGGGGCCCACACTGGGCCAACCGATCGTTACTGAACGTTACCCGCTCGGGCTCGTGGAACATTCTAAGCGACTCGGTCTTTTTGCTTGAATATCATATGCTCGATCGTGCTGTAAGTCTAATCGACCGATCGGAAGGTTCGGTCGATTGGGTTTTCCCTGCTTATTGCCCCCACCGTCTTGAGGCCCAATCAACCACCCAAGGCTCGAACGGGCCATCCCAAGATCCACCGGCCACTCGAGGGTCGATCGTCTCTATAGCCTATTCGAGTGTGT contains:
- the LOC122008380 gene encoding noroxomaritidine/norcraugsodine reductase-like isoform X2 is translated as MNSVQEHTPIDTNRWSLSGTTALVTGGSKGIGYAIVEELARLGSAVHTCARSQADLEKCLQKWRDSKLKVTGSVCDVSSPSEREKLMATVKSQFDGKLNILVNNAGTAIFKPAMEQTPEDFKLLISTNLESAFHLSQLAYPLLRDCGGGSIVFITSIAGNIGLADMSLYASTKDNIRTNSVAPGYIRTPLIGPFVQDEEFVARENHRVPLGRLGEPEDVAGVVAFLCLPPSSYVNGQVIVVDGGRIVNGNH
- the LOC122008380 gene encoding noroxomaritidine/norcraugsodine reductase-like isoform X1, whose amino-acid sequence is MNSVQEHTPIDTNRWSLSGTTALVTGGSKGIGYAIVEELARLGSAVHTCARSQADLEKCLQKWRDSKLKVTGSVCDVSSPSEREKLMATVKSQFDGKLNILVNNAGTAIFKPAMEQTPEDFKLLISTNLESAFHLSQLAYPLLRDCGGGSIVFITSIAGNIGLADMSLYASTKGAMNQLTRNLACEWAKDNIRTNSVAPGYIRTPLIGPFVQDEEFVARENHRVPLGRLGEPEDVAGVVAFLCLPPSSYVNGQVIVVDGGRIVNGNH